CGCACCCCTGGGGACTTCACTGACGGAACAACAAGCACTGCTCCTTTCGCGTTTCGCCCGCAAGGGGATAATACTTTTTGACGGCGACCTATCAGGGATAAAAGCCGCCCTTCGTGCTATCGGCCTACTCATCGACGCACAGGTCGATGTTTTTGTGGTTCTCCTGCCCGAGGACTCGGACCCGGATACCTACATCAATGTCAATGGTGCCGAATCACTGCGCGAATTGGTCGGGAACGCCGTCGATTTCTTCCATTTTTACAAAGGTGTCGTGAAGACCGATACTGTTGCGCAAGAGGTCGGATTGATAAAGGATTTGATCCAGATCATCGGGCGAATCAAAGACCCGATACGGTACGACCGCTATTTGAAATATGCCGCCCATGTTTTTGATATCCCGGTCGAGACGATACAGAAAGAGATTGAGGGCAAACCCAAAGCACCGAAGCGACCGGTCCAGACTACCAGGGTTTCTCAAGAAGAAGAGCTCCTGGCGATGATTTTGAGCGGTTACGAGCATTTTGCGTTGGTTAAGAAATATTTGAAACCAGATGATTTTGTCGAAGATGGGACTAAAAGGTTGTACAAGAAACTGTTGAAAGATGAGAATTTTGACATCACTGATTTGTCAGAAATCGTTGATGAGACTCTGAGAGAAAAACTGCTGGCCGGGATAATGCGGGGCGAACCAGTATCCAGGGAAAGTATACTGGGAGCAATAAAGAGGTACAAAGGTCAGATCATGGAAAAGAGGCTTATCGTGAAACAGAACGAAGCCTACAAGCGCGGCGATGAAGCGGCGGGGGAACAATATAACAGGGAACTTCTGGCATTGAAGAGAGAATTGTTGAATATCAATGCTGAAGAAACCGCTGACGGCGAGCAGTGAGGTGTCGGTAAACATATTTTGTTATGATTGGTCAAAATAGTGTTCAGAAAGGGAGATTATGAAAGTCAAAAAAGAGCTTTTGAAGACGAAGGATTCTACGAAAATAATTGAAAAGGCAAAATCTGAAGGGAGCATTTCGCTCAATGAGGTCGATAAACTCATTCCAGAAGGCGCGACGGCCAAAGATATCGACCAGATCCTTGATACGCTGTCAAATTACGGCATTACTATTGTGCAGGAAGGAAAGGAGCATGTTGGACGTCGACGCCCGAAGACCACGCTAAGACCGGAAGAGCCGATTCGCGCATATTTCAAAGAACTTGCCAAGTATGATCTTCTGACCAAGGAGGAGGAATACGAGCTCGCGGTGAAGATCGAAACGGGTTATCGCATGATCGAACGGCAATTCTTGCCTTACCCGTGCACAATCAACAAATTGATCGAAGTGTGCAAGCAGGTCGAGAATTGCCATCGTAGCCTTGATCAGATCTCCAGGGTCGAAATTGAAGCCATGATGGACAAACGTGCTTTCTGGGCCGAGCGGCAACGATTTGTGCGACGGGTAAAATCGATTGAGCGAGATTATAACTCACTGCTTCAACTCTATAGAAAGACAAAGCGCGACAAATCCAAGACCCTGGGGTGGCGGATTTTCGAGAAGGAAGAAAGAATATTGCGCAAGGTCAATGTTCTTTCACTACAACATGCCGTGGTCAATGCTGCGATCCTGGAATTCAAGGAGAATATTGAGCGTCTGGGAAAAGTGGTCCGCACCCTGCCCAGGCTACGAAATCCGGATGAGATAAAACAGTTTAAGAAGGACAAGAAGCTGCTCACGGCGACGCTGGGTGGTGATCATGATCATCTTTATGAGACTTCGCGGATCGTCCAGGCATGGGAAGATTTGATAAATCGTGCACGCCAACGTATGATCGAAGGTAACATGCGTCTGGTCATATCGATCGCCAAGAAATACGTCAACCGGGGATTGGAATTTGCCGATCTCGTTGGCGAGGGTAATAACGGTCTGATAAAGGCGGTTGAGAAATTCGATTACCGTAAGGGATATAAATTCTCGACGTATGCCACGTGGTGGATCCGCCAGGCAATAACACGTGCGATAGGTGACCAGGCGCGAACGGTCAGGGTACCTGCTCATATTCTGGATACGATGAACAAGGTCGCGCGTGCACAGCGTGATATGATTCAGGACCTGGGGAGGGATCCGACCGTTGAGGAGATTGCAGCCCGTTTGGATATACCAACTGATAAGGTGAGAATGGCACACAACATCGCGTTGATACCGATTTCCCTTGACAAGCCCATTGATGACGAAGAGTCAAGTTTTGTTGGTGATTTCATCAGTGATCCAATGGGTGATTCGCCATCACGGCGTGCTGCGATTTCAATTCTCAAAGATCGTTTTAATGATATACTAAGGGATCTGCCAAAAAGGGAAGAGAAAATCATCCGTCTGCGTTTCGGTCTCAACGATGGTTTGCCCAGGACTCTTGAAGAGGTAGGCAGGATGTTCAACATAACACGCGAGAGAGTCAGGCAGATCGAAGCAAAAGCGTTGAAGAAACTGCGCCACCCGACACGATTGCGCAAGCTTCAGATGTATAAAGACCTGATCAATTGATCGGGGACAGGCTTTTTTCCTTTCGCTTTGGCATTGTGTTTCGGAGCACTCTTCTATGTGCATCAAAGTCGCTTGACATGGTTGTGATTCTGTATATAATTGCTCCATGAAAAGGTCAATAAGCGTCCTAAAGAACATCCGTAAGTCAACTAAGAGGCGGGTCGTCAACCGTAACAAGAAGAAGAAGTTAAAAGAAGCTCTCAAGAAAATAAGAAAGGTCAGTACAAAGAAATCCGCCATGAAGGCCTATCCTGGAGTCCAGGCGATCATTGATAAGTCAGTTCAGGATAGGATCATTACTAAGAATACGGCTGCGCGACATAAGGCGCAGTTGATGAAACATATAAGCACCCTTAAATAACCTCAGGGGTCAGACCTGGCTCCAAGTTCAAGGGAATATTTTCCCTACGCATTTGTATTTTATTTCAGAAGGAGGTTAGAATGAAAAAGACCATACTCATCATCATAATAATAGTGACTTCACTCGGTATCGTTTCAGGAGTGAACCTGGACCGGCAGCCCGATGTCCTTCGCATCGAAGTTCCGATTGAGGACATGAAGGGAACGTTTGGCAGGATTGACGTCGATATTGTCGATATTAATGATGAAGTGATCGGCGATGCCTATAAATATGTGTACATTGCCGCAGATTACTACTCAGTGACTTTCAAGGTAGAATTGAGAAAAGAACCGCGTGATAGGGATTTGCTGCGGGTCGCGGTGAAATTCAAGGGGGAAGAGAACATTTATTCTTTATACCAACTCGAGGACCGGATGATAGTGCAGGTTCTGGGCCAGAACGAATTCATCCGCGGCATGCCGGTCAATTACCGGATTATCGTGCACAATCAGAGAAATAGTGCTCCTATTGATGGCGCCCGCGTGAAAGTGACCATGAAGACCAGCGCAAAAGAAAAAGTGGTTTTCGAGGGCATGACAGACCGGGCTGGTTCGTGCGAGACGAATTTCAAGCTGCCTGAGGATGTGAATGAGGCAGATCTTCGTTTCGACGTAGCGTCCGCTTATGGCAAGGATCAGTACGATGTGAGCGTCCGCGTATTGAGTGGTAACATGACCTACCTGGTGACCGACAAACCCGTGTATCAACCTGGTCAGACTATTCATATGAGATCACTATCTCTGCGCCGTCCAGACCTGAACCCAGTGGATGGGGCCGTTGTTCTTTTCGAGGTTGAAGATAGCAAGGGCAACAAGGTCTACAAAGAGGAGATCAAAACAGATGACTTCGGTGTCGCGTATTCCAAATTCGTTCTTGCCGATGAAGTCAATTTCGGAGATTACACGATAAGAACAGTTCTCGAGAGCGATAAAGTGGAGAAGATAGTCAACGTCAAGAAATATGTCTTACCGAAGTTCAAAATCGAACTGACGACGGAGAAGGATTACTACATGCCAGGCGAGCAGATTACGGGTGATATAGTGGCAGAATATTTTTTTGGCAAACCAGTTGTTGAAGGAAAAGTAAGGATCACAACCTACAAGTTCGACATCGGTTTCCAACAAGAATCTGTGGTTGAGGGCCGTACCGACGAGGAAGGACGTTACCACTTCACCTACCGTTTGCCTGATTACTTCGTCGGCCAACCACTGGAACAGGGAGACGCCTTTGTACGCCTCGATGTTGAGGTAATCGACCCGGCGAATCACAGCGAAAAGATTTCAGCGAAGAAGAAGATTGTCGATGATGTCATTAGCCTTGCTGTCATACCCGAGGGCGGTTTCTTGCGACCGAATCTCGAGAACCGTGTGTATGTTCTCGCAACATATCCTGATGGTACACCTTGTTTTGCCAAGATACAGTTGCTTGCTGGTACCCGGCGATTCGATGCTCGAACCGACGCCTATGGAATTGCCGAATTCAGTATAACCCCGCGTGAAGCGAAAACGCTGATCGAGGTCAAAGCAACTGATGACAAGGGCGAGACCGCTGGTATTGAAAGAACTTTTGAATTGGATACGGCTCAGGATCAGCTCATAATAAGGATGGCTCGTGGCATATACAGTGTCGGTGAGGCACTCGATCTAACCTTCCTGACCACCAAGCGGTCAGGGCGCGTCTATTTTGACGTCATCAAAGACAACCAGACGGTCATGACAAAGTCCGTTGACATCAGGAATTACAGAGGACGGTACAAGTTGAACCTGACTCCGGAACTCAGCGGTTCGATCTGGCTACATGCATACATCGTTACCCGGGCAAGTGATATAGTGCGTGATACACGTTTCTGCTATGTCAATGCAGCCGATGACCTGCATATCAAAGTGAGCAAGAGCCAGGAAGAATATGCTCCAGGTCAGGACGGTGAGATAGTATTCACCGTGACCGGTCAGGATGGCCGCCCGAGGATCGCTGCCTTGTGCGTCGCGGTAGTCGATGAGGCGGTCTTCGCCGTGTCTGAACTTCAACCGGGTCTGGAAAAGGTATACTTCAAACTTGAAGAAGAGATAATGAAGCCGCGTTATGAAATACACGGTTTCACACCGGTCAGCATTGTGGAGATGAAGGCGAGGGAAGCGCGGGCCGAGAATGTGATGTTTTCGACCCTCGTTCCCAGGGATCACTATCCGGTAAGTTACACCACGCCCCAACTCGTTACCGAGAAGATACAGGAGGCGTTCTACACAAAACTAGAAGGGGTCAGATTCAAGATATATGAAGCGCAGACCGAGTATTTCCAGAAGCACGGCGAGTATCCGAGAAGCGAAGATGCCATTGGTTTGTTCATAAAAGAAGGCATGCTGCAGGAGGAGGAAATTCTTGATCCTTGGGGCAGGAGGTACCATGTACGCTCGCCTGAAGAATATTTTCAGTACTTTACCATTGCTTCGGCCGGACCAGATGGCATTATCGACAATGATGATGATGTAAACGAAATGATGTGGGACGAGGGAATTCTGTTCGCCGAGGAGATGGATGCAATGATGCCGGCAGCGGCAGGTGTACACAGCCGTATGGCCTTGCAAGCCAAGAAATCGGAGACGAGCATCCAACAGCCGGAGAAGGAACCGCGGGTGCGTGAATTCTTCCCGGAGACCTTCGTGTTTGAACCGGCGCTCATCACCGATTATGACGGTACGGCAAGGCTCAGTGTGACCATGCCTGATGCAATAACGACCTGGCGCATAACGACGTTTGCCTCGTCTTCACGCGGTGAGCTGGGCTCGGTCCTCGCTCAGCTGCGGGTATTTCAGGATTTCTTTGTCGACGTTGACCTACCGGTTGCTTTGACCGAAGGTGACGAGATCTCAATACCGGTTGCCCTCTACAACTATCTGCCCAGGGATCAGGAGATCAGATTGGTGCTGCAGAACGAGGATTGGTTCGATATCCTTGAAGGGTCCGAAATCGTCAGGCAGCTCGCGAGGGATGAGGTTAGCGTTGTGTATTTCCCGATCCGGGTCAAGAAACTGGGTTACCATTCGATTCTGGTGAGGGCCTACGGTGAGGTGAAATCTGACGCGATTAAACGCAACGTCGCCGTCCTGCCGGACGGGAAACTCTACGAAGGTATTGTCTCAGACCGGCTTATGGACCGGGTGGTGAAAAAGATCTCATTTCCTGCGAACTCGATCGAAGGAGCTAACTGGTTGGGTTTGAAGATTTTCCCGGGTATTTTTTCACAGGTCGTTGAGGGTCTCGATAAATTATTGGGGGTGCCGTTTGGCTGCTTTGAACAGACAACATCGGTTACCTATCCCAACATACTTATCCTCAACTATCTCGGGCAGACCGGACAGATCAAGCCGGAGACCGAAATGACGGCTGAAGAATACATCAGTCTGGGTTATCAGCGCCTCGTGACGTTTGAAGTGCAGGGTGGAGGTTTTTCCTGGTTTGGTGATGCACCTGCGAACAAGATATTGACTGCTTATGGTTTGATGGAATTCAACGATATGGCTCGTGTATACGACATTGACCAGCGAATCATAGACCGCACGGCTCAATGGTTGAAGAGCCAGCAGAACAAAGATGGTTCCTGGTCGCCAGATGCTCAGTACCTGCATGCTGAATCATGGGGGAACATTCAGAAAAACGAGATTTTACCGACCGCGTATATCTGCTGGGCACTCGGTGAGATCGGTGAACGCGGTACTGCGGTGCAGAATGGACTAAACTATTTAAAAAAGAACTTGAATGCTGTCAAGGATCCCTATATGCTTGCGCTCGTTGCGAATGCGTTCGTTTCCGTTGAACCGAATTCGGCCACCACGCTCGACATATTGAAACGCCTCATAGGCATGGCCAAAAGGGATCAAGATGCGGTCTACTGGGAATCGGGTATGGCTTCAATAACTTTCACACGCGGTATTGGGGCAGATATTGAGGCGACCGGACTCGCCGCGTACGCGTTGATAAGGTCCGGTAAGTACACGGACGTCGTAAGCGAGGCATTGACCTATCTGATCCGCGCCAAGGACAAATCGGGTATATGGTACACAACGCAGGGCACGATCATCGCGTTGCGTGCGTTCGTTGCTGCATTGGGCAGCACGAGCGAGGATGTTGATGCTCAGCTGACAATTATTGTCAACGGGCAGAAAGTCTCGGAATTCAGGGTGGATAGAAGCAATGCTGATCTCATGCACCAGGTAGATTTGGGCGGAAATATCGGCGCTCAGAACACCATCGAGGTCGTTGTAAAAGGAGAAGGTAGTTTCCTCTACGAGATCGTGAGTAGGTACTACCTGCCGTGGGAAATCGTACCCAAAGGTGACAATCCTCCTTTTGTTATCGACGTAAAGTATGACCGCACAGATCTCCGTATAAATGATATCGTCGATGTCGATGTCGATGCCAAATTGACCCGGCCAGGTCGCGCCCAGATGGTGATGGTTGATCTTGGGATTCCTCCTGGTTTTGAGGTTCTGACGCCGACCCTCGATGAACTCGTGGGCAAGAAGATACAGAAATACAGCATCACGCCGCGACAGATCATCATTTATCTTGATGAGGTTGTATTCGGTTCACCGGTCAAGATATCATATCAGCTCCAGGCAAAATACCCTATTCGTGCCAAAGTGCGGGCTTCACAGGTTTACGAATACTATAATATCGAAGATGGAGCATTCAAGCCGCCCATTGAAATACAAGTTGCCATGTAACAGGGAGATAAGAGGGGCCGAGCCTGTTTAGTCGGCCCCTCCATATTTTCCTTGACGCCACGCAATATCTAGATATAATTGAGGAATGGGTTTTTGCGTTAGCGGAGTGTGCGACGCATATTTTATGTTGGTTACAATCAAAGGATATATAAAAGGACGAAGACTATGAGAAATTACGAAGCAATGTTCATTTTTCATCCAGATTTACCTGATGAGAAACTGGAACAGAGCGTCCAGGCGGTCGAAAAAATCATCAAGGATAATACGCAGGGCCAGTTGAAGACCGAAAACCTGGGCAAGAAGACACTTGCCTATCCGATCAGAAAATTGAACGAAGGATACTACGTGAATTATGTCTTTGAGGCACAACCTGTCGCTATCAACAAAGTCAAGGAAGAATTAAAACACAGCGAAGATATTTTACGTTTCATTATCTTTGTAAAGGATTCAAAAAAATGAGCGATCTTCGATTAGGATATCTTAACTCGGTTCAGCTGATCGGAAGGCTGGTTGCTGATCCTGAATTACGTTATACGCAGAAGGGCGCGCCGGTTTGTGATTTTCGTATTGCCTCGAGCCGGCGATACAAGAATCGAGAGACCGGCGAGCAGCAGGAGGAGACATTATTCATCAACGTTGTTGCGTGGCGGCGGCAGGCCGAACTGGCAAATGATTTTCTGAAAAAAGGTAGTGCGGTTCTGATCGAAGGCAGACTTCGATCGCGCCAATGGGAGTCGGCTCAGGGAGAGAAACGTTCGGCGATCGAGGTTGTCGCGCGCCGTATTCAGTTCCTTGATCTGCCGCAAGCAGGCACAACGACGGAACCAACGTCCGAGTCGGAGGAAGATTTCAAGGACGATGGTGCGGTTGATACGCCGTTCTAATGCGAAAGGAGAGAAATGCGGAAGAGATGTCGTTTCTGTAAGGAACATATTGACGAGATCAACTACAAAGATACATCGGTATTGAAGGGTTTTATCAATGAGCGTGGCAAAATATTGTCATCAAGGATCACCGGTGTGTGCTCTTTTCACCAGCGCAGGCTTTCTCAGGCCATCAAGAGGGCACGCGAGATCGCTTTACTGCCGTACGAGACAAGATGAAAGTAATACTCCTTAAACCAATGGATAGAGTCGGTAAGCCCTTTGACGTGGTCGAGGTCAGGGATGGCTATGCGCGGAACTATCTCATTCCCAGAAAAATCGCCATGGAAGCCACCCCTGGTAATCTAAGAGGCCTGGAAAAATCCAAGAAGAGATTCTCTAAACAGATGGACAAGATTCGATTGCTGAGTATGGATCTTGCCGAGCGGATAAACAATCTTTCGGTGAAAACCACGATCAAGACAGGCATGGATGGGAAGGCATTCGGCAGTGTCACGTCCGCTGACCTTGCATCGCTGCTGCAGGCCGAGGGGGTCGAGGTCGACAAGAAAGATATCATGCTGAAAGAACCCTTGAAGCAACCGGGGGTCTATGACATAAAGGTCCACCTTGGAGAGAATATAGAAGCGGTATTCAAGCTGGCACTGTTAGAAGAAGAGGTGTAGAATTCTCGAGGTTTTCGTAAACGCGGTCATCGAAGACCAGCAATGGCACACTTATGTAGTACTCCTGAAGGAAAAATTCGGCGAACGAACTCTACCAATATGGATCGGCGAGAGCGAGGCAATGGCAATAGCCTTGACCCTGGAGGGGGTGAAACCCAAGCGCCCGTTGACACATGACCTGTTGAAGTCGATCCTCGATGCATTCCAGGCAAAGGTATCGAAGATCGGTATCGTTGATCTAAGGGAAGAAACATACTATGCAAAAATATTTGTCGAACTTGATTCAAAAGTCTTCGCGATCGACGCCCGTCCTTCCGACTCGATCGCCCTTGCACTGCGCACAAAGAGCAGCATATGGGTCAACGACGACATAATAAACCACAACGGCATTGTTCTGCAGGGCGATAAGACGGTGGACGAGTTGAAGAGGCGCCTGCGCAACACTAAACCCGAGTCGTTTGGTGAGATCGATTTCAATAAGTAGCATCAGATAGAGATTTGAAAATCAGAAAAAACATCATCGACCTCGGTATTCTATCGGCTACCGAGCGAAAGATGGTCAACGAAATACTCCAGATCAAAGAAAGGGAAGTTAACAAGGTGATGATACCAAAGAATGAGGTCATTTCCTTGTCATACGATACGCAGCTCCATGAGGTGGTTGCGACATACAAGAAACACCATTACTCCAGGTACCCGATCTACTTTGACAATCTCGACCAGATGGTTGGTATTCTTCACATAAAGGATATTATTTCCTTCTGGAATGATTTTCGGGACTATCCCGTTGTCGAATTCGTCCGTTTGCCGCACTTCGTATACGAGGACAAATCCGCTTTGAGTGTTTTCCTGGAATTGCAGAGGCTGAGATTATCACTTGCGGTCGTGATCGACGAATTCGGCGGTGTCTCAGGGATCATCACGGTCGAGGACCTGATCGAGGAGATCGTCGGGGACATCGAGGATGAATTCGATAAGAAGAAGAAGCCTCTGTTAGAGAAGATATCCGACAGTGAGTATTATTTGAATACCAGGATGGAAATAGACGACTTCGCAGAGAAGTTCGGTGTATCCATAGATGAAGATGATGTTTCGACAGTCGGTGGTTTGATCATTAAGTATGCCGACCGGATACCAAGGG
This portion of the candidate division WOR-3 bacterium genome encodes:
- the dnaG gene encoding DNA primase; protein product: MIEQEKIEEIKRQTDIVDVVGRYVQLKKMGKNYRGLCPFHSEKNPSFYVNPEKGIYYCFGCKKGGNAINFLMEYEKLDFPDAIKRLAANLGIEIDTTKGLRYKELYEANEQACQFYVQCLSRDIGRRGQEYLVRRNIQLDKLQDFRIGYAPASGGLTTFMRQKGFSGARLQQAGLISTNREHFRDRLIFPIFNLSGRIIGFGGRGIDDHIQPKYLNSPETPIFKKGEGLYGLFQSREQIRSTGEVMLVEGYFDLLSVYQHGFDNICAPLGTSLTEQQALLLSRFARKGIILFDGDLSGIKAALRAIGLLIDAQVDVFVVLLPEDSDPDTYINVNGAESLRELVGNAVDFFHFYKGVVKTDTVAQEVGLIKDLIQIIGRIKDPIRYDRYLKYAAHVFDIPVETIQKEIEGKPKAPKRPVQTTRVSQEEELLAMILSGYEHFALVKKYLKPDDFVEDGTKRLYKKLLKDENFDITDLSEIVDETLREKLLAGIMRGEPVSRESILGAIKRYKGQIMEKRLIVKQNEAYKRGDEAAGEQYNRELLALKRELLNINAEETADGEQ
- a CDS encoding sigma-70 family RNA polymerase sigma factor, with product MKVKKELLKTKDSTKIIEKAKSEGSISLNEVDKLIPEGATAKDIDQILDTLSNYGITIVQEGKEHVGRRRPKTTLRPEEPIRAYFKELAKYDLLTKEEEYELAVKIETGYRMIERQFLPYPCTINKLIEVCKQVENCHRSLDQISRVEIEAMMDKRAFWAERQRFVRRVKSIERDYNSLLQLYRKTKRDKSKTLGWRIFEKEERILRKVNVLSLQHAVVNAAILEFKENIERLGKVVRTLPRLRNPDEIKQFKKDKKLLTATLGGDHDHLYETSRIVQAWEDLINRARQRMIEGNMRLVISIAKKYVNRGLEFADLVGEGNNGLIKAVEKFDYRKGYKFSTYATWWIRQAITRAIGDQARTVRVPAHILDTMNKVARAQRDMIQDLGRDPTVEEIAARLDIPTDKVRMAHNIALIPISLDKPIDDEESSFVGDFISDPMGDSPSRRAAISILKDRFNDILRDLPKREEKIIRLRFGLNDGLPRTLEEVGRMFNITRERVRQIEAKALKKLRHPTRLRKLQMYKDLIN
- the rpsT gene encoding 30S ribosomal protein S20 — protein: MKRSISVLKNIRKSTKRRVVNRNKKKKLKEALKKIRKVSTKKSAMKAYPGVQAIIDKSVQDRIITKNTAARHKAQLMKHISTLK
- a CDS encoding MG2 domain-containing protein; translation: MKKTILIIIIIVTSLGIVSGVNLDRQPDVLRIEVPIEDMKGTFGRIDVDIVDINDEVIGDAYKYVYIAADYYSVTFKVELRKEPRDRDLLRVAVKFKGEENIYSLYQLEDRMIVQVLGQNEFIRGMPVNYRIIVHNQRNSAPIDGARVKVTMKTSAKEKVVFEGMTDRAGSCETNFKLPEDVNEADLRFDVASAYGKDQYDVSVRVLSGNMTYLVTDKPVYQPGQTIHMRSLSLRRPDLNPVDGAVVLFEVEDSKGNKVYKEEIKTDDFGVAYSKFVLADEVNFGDYTIRTVLESDKVEKIVNVKKYVLPKFKIELTTEKDYYMPGEQITGDIVAEYFFGKPVVEGKVRITTYKFDIGFQQESVVEGRTDEEGRYHFTYRLPDYFVGQPLEQGDAFVRLDVEVIDPANHSEKISAKKKIVDDVISLAVIPEGGFLRPNLENRVYVLATYPDGTPCFAKIQLLAGTRRFDARTDAYGIAEFSITPREAKTLIEVKATDDKGETAGIERTFELDTAQDQLIIRMARGIYSVGEALDLTFLTTKRSGRVYFDVIKDNQTVMTKSVDIRNYRGRYKLNLTPELSGSIWLHAYIVTRASDIVRDTRFCYVNAADDLHIKVSKSQEEYAPGQDGEIVFTVTGQDGRPRIAALCVAVVDEAVFAVSELQPGLEKVYFKLEEEIMKPRYEIHGFTPVSIVEMKAREARAENVMFSTLVPRDHYPVSYTTPQLVTEKIQEAFYTKLEGVRFKIYEAQTEYFQKHGEYPRSEDAIGLFIKEGMLQEEEILDPWGRRYHVRSPEEYFQYFTIASAGPDGIIDNDDDVNEMMWDEGILFAEEMDAMMPAAAGVHSRMALQAKKSETSIQQPEKEPRVREFFPETFVFEPALITDYDGTARLSVTMPDAITTWRITTFASSSRGELGSVLAQLRVFQDFFVDVDLPVALTEGDEISIPVALYNYLPRDQEIRLVLQNEDWFDILEGSEIVRQLARDEVSVVYFPIRVKKLGYHSILVRAYGEVKSDAIKRNVAVLPDGKLYEGIVSDRLMDRVVKKISFPANSIEGANWLGLKIFPGIFSQVVEGLDKLLGVPFGCFEQTTSVTYPNILILNYLGQTGQIKPETEMTAEEYISLGYQRLVTFEVQGGGFSWFGDAPANKILTAYGLMEFNDMARVYDIDQRIIDRTAQWLKSQQNKDGSWSPDAQYLHAESWGNIQKNEILPTAYICWALGEIGERGTAVQNGLNYLKKNLNAVKDPYMLALVANAFVSVEPNSATTLDILKRLIGMAKRDQDAVYWESGMASITFTRGIGADIEATGLAAYALIRSGKYTDVVSEALTYLIRAKDKSGIWYTTQGTIIALRAFVAALGSTSEDVDAQLTIIVNGQKVSEFRVDRSNADLMHQVDLGGNIGAQNTIEVVVKGEGSFLYEIVSRYYLPWEIVPKGDNPPFVIDVKYDRTDLRINDIVDVDVDAKLTRPGRAQMVMVDLGIPPGFEVLTPTLDELVGKKIQKYSITPRQIIIYLDEVVFGSPVKISYQLQAKYPIRAKVRASQVYEYYNIEDGAFKPPIEIQVAM
- the rpsF gene encoding 30S ribosomal protein S6, with translation MRNYEAMFIFHPDLPDEKLEQSVQAVEKIIKDNTQGQLKTENLGKKTLAYPIRKLNEGYYVNYVFEAQPVAINKVKEELKHSEDILRFIIFVKDSKK
- the ssb gene encoding single-stranded DNA-binding protein, with amino-acid sequence MSDLRLGYLNSVQLIGRLVADPELRYTQKGAPVCDFRIASSRRYKNRETGEQQEETLFINVVAWRRQAELANDFLKKGSAVLIEGRLRSRQWESAQGEKRSAIEVVARRIQFLDLPQAGTTTEPTSESEEDFKDDGAVDTPF
- the rpsR gene encoding 30S ribosomal protein S18; translated protein: MRKRCRFCKEHIDEINYKDTSVLKGFINERGKILSSRITGVCSFHQRRLSQAIKRAREIALLPYETR
- the rplI gene encoding 50S ribosomal protein L9, producing MKVILLKPMDRVGKPFDVVEVRDGYARNYLIPRKIAMEATPGNLRGLEKSKKRFSKQMDKIRLLSMDLAERINNLSVKTTIKTGMDGKAFGSVTSADLASLLQAEGVEVDKKDIMLKEPLKQPGVYDIKVHLGENIEAVFKLALLEEEV
- a CDS encoding bifunctional nuclease family protein — encoded protein: MKEKFGERTLPIWIGESEAMAIALTLEGVKPKRPLTHDLLKSILDAFQAKVSKIGIVDLREETYYAKIFVELDSKVFAIDARPSDSIALALRTKSSIWVNDDIINHNGIVLQGDKTVDELKRRLRNTKPESFGEIDFNK
- a CDS encoding hemolysin family protein, whose product is MKIRKNIIDLGILSATERKMVNEILQIKEREVNKVMIPKNEVISLSYDTQLHEVVATYKKHHYSRYPIYFDNLDQMVGILHIKDIISFWNDFRDYPVVEFVRLPHFVYEDKSALSVFLELQRLRLSLAVVIDEFGGVSGIITVEDLIEEIVGDIEDEFDKKKKPLLEKISDSEYYLNTRMEIDDFAEKFGVSIDEDDVSTVGGLIIKYADRIPRVGEEIEYRNFTFKIIEATRRKISKVRLKIR